A region of the Candidatus Atribacteria bacterium ADurb.Bin276 genome:
TTTCAGTATAGACATCAACTCTTTGCTTAAGAGAGGTGGTAGCGATCCAAAAGATCGGAAAGATGAAAAAGAGGATAACGCAAATGAGGACAAAATAAAAAAGGATCCAGAAGAGAATTTTTTTATAGGTTACCGGTTTTCTCATAATCAAAGCTACCTTTCAATCTATGAGTTTAATTCCCAATACACATTTCCCTTTTATTTAGCCTGTTCTTGCAACTGGAGCCGAAGGGTTTTGATGAAATACCACGAAAGGGAAAGGACGGCAATGAGAAGAAAAATAGCAATGACTGAGCCCTGACCCATGTTGAAATGACGAAAAGTTCTCTCGTAACTCAAAAAGCCAATGGTTTCTGTCTTGCCTCCTGGTCCTCCGCTGGTCATAACATAGATGAAATCGAATACCCGAAAGGTATCCATAAGGCGGATAACCAGAATGAGCAGAAAATTTGGTGCTAGTAACGGAAGAATAACTTTGGAAAGTATTTGCCAGCCCGTTCCTCCATCGATTCGAGCCGCTTCGATTGGTTCTTGAGGCAGAGCCTGCAAGCTGGTATAAATCACTAAAAAAACGAAAGGTGCGTTTAACCAGATATCGGTTACGATGATAGCCGGAAGGGCTAATTTGGGATCAGCTAACCAAGCTTGCTTGGGTATGCCGAGTAGGCCAACAAAGTAATTGACCGCTCCCCATTCTCCATTATATAAGAACTTCCAGGAGAGAGCAGCGGCGACCGGAGAAATCATCATCGGAAGGAGAATGAGGGAGATAAAAATGTTTTTCCCAGGGAAATCCCGGCTGATCAGGAGAGCGATTCCCAAACCAATTAATAGGGTTAGACAGGTTGAAACCACCATGAAAATAATCGTATTGTTCAGCGATTGCCAGAATAAGGAGTCGGTAAAAACATCGATGTAGTTTTTTAGGCCAACCCAACGTATCGGTTGCTGGGGTTTGTTCCAGAAATATCGAAGGAAAGAAAGACCAATTGTATTACACAAAGGAAAATAAACCAAAACCGCCAAGCTTGCTAAAACCGGTGCGAGCATATAAAAAGGAGTAGATTTTTCGCTATATTGGAAACTACTTCTTTTTAGCTGGGAAGGAGCTGGATTATGTGCTTTAAACCGCATCGCTTGATTCGCCCTTTCTGCATTAATAAGGTTTAAATGAGTAAGGTTTTAGGACATTAAGAAGCGAGATGGAGACAGGGAGTCCTCCATCTCGCAATTATTGTTTTTAATCGTAGTACCCAGCATCTTCTAAGATTTTACGAACTTTTACCGCAGCCTCATCCAGAGCCGATTTAGCATCGGCTTGTCCGGTAACCACTTTCGAAACTGCTAGGCCCCAGACATCGATGATTGGAGTAATTTCAGGGATACCCGGCCTTTCCTTGGTGTGTTCAAAGCTTAAGTTGACAGCTTCTTGCCAGAGTATTTTGTCTTTTAATTCTTCAACCGTTGATAATCGGTCAACAGCAACTCCAGAGGGTACTAAAATATTATTAGTATTTTCTTTGCTATTATAAAAAGCTAACCACATATAAGCCCATTCTTTGTTCTTGGAGAATTTAGATATTGTCCCACCCCATGATCCTAACCTTGGGAAAAGAAGTTCCTTTTTCGGAAGTGGGGCATATCCAACTTTCCCCACCACTTTCGATTGGCTGGGATCTTCCATGGCTGCTCCTAAATACGGCCACATTTGAAGCATAGCTAATCTGCCTTGTTGGAAGGCAGCACCACTATCGTCATTACCCCAGTTGAGTGAGTCGGGAGGTGAAAATTTCTTGACTGCTTCGGCATAGGCTTCTAACGACGCCACACCAATTTCGTTATTAAAAATTGGATTCCAATTTTCATCGAAGTAGTCTCCACCCCATGACCAGAGCCAAGTACTCCAGGTACTGGAAGCGAATTCACCCTGCGCAGGAGTAGTTGCAAAACCCCAGACATCAGGATATTTGGGATTATTGGTAAACTTTGCGGCGATTTCAAACAACTCATCATAAGTTTCCGGTGGTTTCAATCCTTCGGCTTCAAAAAGGTCTTTCCGATAGAAAAGGATTTGGGTGGTTCCATGATGAGGGATCCAGTAAATATTTCCATCCTGGGAAACCAAATTCACAACACTGGCAGGATAATCTTCAATATCAAACCTCGGTAAGTTGGGGTTATCCCAAAATTGGTTAAGTGGTTCAATGTAGTCAGCATAAATAAACTCGAGTGACCATAAGCCCGGGATAAAGATGATGTCATAGGTTCCTGTCTTGGCAGTGAGATCGGCAATGATTTTTTCATGAAGATTCGACCAGGGTATCGCATTGATTTCAACTTTTATTCCGAATTTCTCCTC
Encoded here:
- the sugA_10 gene encoding Trehalose transport system permease protein SugA, whose amino-acid sequence is MRFKAHNPAPSQLKRSSFQYSEKSTPFYMLAPVLASLAVLVYFPLCNTIGLSFLRYFWNKPQQPIRWVGLKNYIDVFTDSLFWQSLNNTIIFMVVSTCLTLLIGLGIALLISRDFPGKNIFISLILLPMMISPVAAALSWKFLYNGEWGAVNYFVGLLGIPKQAWLADPKLALPAIIVTDIWLNAPFVFLVIYTSLQALPQEPIEAARIDGGTGWQILSKVILPLLAPNFLLILVIRLMDTFRVFDFIYVMTSGGPGGKTETIGFLSYERTFRHFNMGQGSVIAIFLLIAVLSLSWYFIKTLRLQLQEQAK
- a CDS encoding putative ABC transporter-binding protein precursor — translated: MNLVSQDGNIYWIPHHGTTQILFYRKDLFEAEGLKPPETYDELFEIAAKFTNNPKYPDVWGFATTPAQGEFASSTWSTWLWSWGGDYFDENWNPIFNNEIGVASLEAYAEAVKKFSPPDSLNWGNDDSGAAFQQGRLAMLQMWPYLGAAMEDPSQSKVVGKVGYAPLPKKELLFPRLGSWGGTISKFSKNKEWAYMWLAFYNSKENTNNILVPSGVAVDRLSTVEELKDKILWQEAVNLSFEHTKERPGIPEITPIIDVWGLAVSKVVTGQADAKSALDEAAVKVRKILEDAGYYD